A part of Liolophura sinensis isolate JHLJ2023 chromosome 1, CUHK_Ljap_v2, whole genome shotgun sequence genomic DNA contains:
- the LOC135482258 gene encoding LOW QUALITY PROTEIN: elongation factor 2-like (The sequence of the model RefSeq protein was modified relative to this genomic sequence to represent the inferred CDS: deleted 1 base in 1 codon; substituted 1 base at 1 genomic stop codon), producing MSKFSADQLRSVMVCPSSIRNVSVIAHVDHGKTTLTDSLLSRAGILSEEQSGGRRLTDNREDEQLKGITIKSTAISLYYDKEDSHAKGKNTGLLINLIDSPGHVDFSSEVTASLRVTDGALVVVDAISGVCVQTETVLRQALTERIKPVLIINKLDRCVFEKQMSVEEIFQQLRSIVESVNVLISMYSEEEGPMGNISLDPAKGDVAFGAGIHGWGFTLQQFARMYAHKIGVKEDKMMKRLWGENYYNNKTRRWSKVPEECSVRGFNKFILEPLCRVLHLATENKKEELKQVVEKLNIQVKTEQWEKEGKYLMRMVMKKWLPVGEAMLEMIDRHLPSPATAQRYRTELLYEGPQDDEVAIAMKECNPNGPLMVYISKMVPSSDKARFLAFGRIFSGTVSSGQKVRIMGPDYNPTRAKETDLFIKSITRAVIMMAGGTMSVGDVPCGNVVGLGGIDQYLTKTGTITTCPLAHNIKVLKFSVSPVVRVAVEPVKASELPKLIEGLKRLCKSDTIVQCTSENGQHVIAGAGELHLEICLNDLEKKYAGIALKKSDPLVTYRETVTCPSDRVCLAKTNNKLNRLFMTAQPFPEGLSEEVGXVTSTQDFKERAKYLAEHFDFESTQARKIWCFGPNTNGPNMLVDTTKAIQNLSSIKDSVCAGFQWVTQEGVLCEENVRGVRFNIVDAHIHSDPAHIRQGQIIPATRRALLGSLLTASPRILEPVYMVEIQCPESVLGNVFSLVNRKRGQVVQELSVQGTQARVVKAYLPVNESFGFAAELHSSTSGQAFPQCFFDHWQLLPGNPLEPSTRAGSVVTDVRSRKGLTPQIPPVDFYVDKL from the exons ATG TCTAAATTCTCAGCTGACCAGCTAAGATCAGTGATGGTGTGCCCATCATCAATCCGGAATGTATCTGTCATTGCCCATGTGGACCATGGAAAGACAACTCTGACCGATTCGCTGCTCTCCCGAGCTGGAATTCTTTCAGAAGAACAGTCTGGTGGCCGTAGATTGACTGATAACCGTGAAGATGAGCAACTAAAGGGCATCACCATTAAATCCAC GGCAATTTCACTGTACTATGACAAAGAAGACAGTCATGCTAAAGGCAAGAACACTGGATTACTGATAAATTTGATTGACAGTCCAGGCCATGTTGATTTCTCCTCGGAGGTAACAGCCTCTCTCAGAGTGACCGATGGTGCTTTGGTTGTGGTGGATGCCATCAGTG GCGTTTGTGTGCAGACAGAGACGGTTCTGCGCCAGGCCCTGACAGAGAGAATCAAGCCAGTCCTGATCATCAACAAGCTGGACAGGTGTGTGTTTGAGAAGCAGATGAGTGTAGAGGAAATATTCCAGCAGCTGAGGTCAATTGTGGAGTCAGTAAATGTGCTGATTTCCATGTACAGTGAAGAGGAAGGACCCATGGGCAACATTAGT TTGGACCCAGCTAAGGGGGACGTGGCGTTTGGAGCGGGAATCCATGGATGGGGCTTTACACTGCAGCAGTTTGCTCGTATGTACGCACACAAAATCGGTGTGAAGGAGGACAAAATGATGAAGAGGCTGTGGGGAGAGAACTACTACAACAATAAAACTCGCAGATGGTCCAAAGTACCAGAAGAATGCAGTGTTCGTGGATTTAACAAGTTCATCCTAGAACCTTTGTGCAGG GTTTTACACTTAGCAACAGAGAACAAGAAAGAAGAGCTGAAGCAGGTTGTGGAGAAGCTAAATATTCAAGTGAAGACCGAACAGTGGGAGAAAGAAGGCAAATATTTGATGAGAATGGTGATGAAGAAATGGCTGCCAGTTGGAGAGGCCATGTTGGAAATGATAGATCGCCATTTGCCCTCGCCAGCAACAGCACAGCGCTACAGGACAGAACTGTTGTATGAAGGACCTCAGGATGATGAGGTTGCCATAG CAATGAAGGAATGCAACCCAAATGGACCTTTGATGGTGTACATCTCCAAAATGGTGCCTTCATCAGACAAGGCCCGTTTTCTTGCTTTTGGTCGGATCTTCTCTGGCACAGTTAGCTCTGGACAGAAGGTTCGGATCATGGGACCTGACTACAACCCAACCAGAGCAAAAGAAACAGATCTGTTCATCAAGAGCATCACAAG AGCAGTAATCATGATGGCTGGAGGAACAATGTCAGTAGGAGACGTGCCTTGTGGCAATGTGGTGGGCTTAGGTGGCATCGACCAGTATCTCACCAAGACAGGAACCATCACAACCTGTCCTCTTGCTCACAATATTAAG GTATTGAAGTTTTCTGTCAGTCCGGTTGTTCGTGTTGCCGTTGAACCCGTCAAAGCCTCTGAGCTGCCCAAATTGATTGAGGGACTGAAGAGATTATGTAAATCTGATACCATTGTTCAG tgCACATCAGAGAATGGTCAACATGTGATTGCCGGGGCTGGAGAACTCCATCTAGAGATCTGCCTCAACGACCTTGAGAAG AAATATGCGGGCATTGCACTAAAG AAATCAGACCCACTGGTGACATACCGGGAAACCGTAACGTGTCCCTCTGACCGCGTGTGCCTGGCTAAGACAAATAACAAGCTGAACCGTCTGTTCATGACTGCCCAACCCTTCCCCGAGGGACTCTCTGAGGAAGTGGGATGAG TGACTTCCACACAGGACTTTAAGGAAAGAGCCAAGTATCTTGCAGAGCATTTCGATTTCGAGTCAACACAGGCCCGTAAGATCTGGTGTTTTGGTCCAAACACCAATGGCCCTAACATGTTGGTGGACACCACAAAGGCCATACAGAATCTGAGCAGCATCAAGGACTCTGTGTGCGCCGGCTTCCAGTGGGTCACTCAAGAG GGTGTACTGTGTGAAGAGAATGTCAGAGGGGTACGGTTTAACATCGTTGATGCTCACATTCACTCTGACCCCGCCCACATCCGGCAAGGGCAGATCATCCCAGCGACAAGACGCGCTTTGCTAGGGTCTCTGTTGACTGCCTCACCCCGGATTCTGGAGCCAGTGTACATGGTGGAGATACAG TGTCCTGAATCTGTGCTGGGGAATGTGTTCAGTCTTGTGAACAGGAAGAGAGGTCAGGTAGTACAGGAGTTGTCAGTGCAGGGAACACAGGCCCGGGTTGTCAAAGCTTACCTCCCTGTCAATGAGTCTTTTG gtTTTGCAGCAGAACTTCATAGCAGTACAAGTGGACAGGCATTCCCACAATGCTTTTTTGACCACTGGCAACTGTTGCCCGGCAACCCTCTTGAGCCCAGCACTCGAGCTGGCAGCGTTGTGACTGATGTCCGATCACGTAAAGGACTCACCCCCCAAATCCCCCCTGTAGACTTCTACGTGGACAAGTTATAA